From Salvia splendens isolate huo1 chromosome 3, SspV2, whole genome shotgun sequence, a single genomic window includes:
- the LOC121793763 gene encoding flavonoid 3',5'-methyltransferase-like, translated as MKEKFSCTILQSEALTKYLLETSAYPREHQQLKELRHATVDRYSHLSVMNVPADEGQLLSMMLKLMNAKKTIEVGVFTGYSLLATALALPDKAKVIAIDPDREAYEVGLPFIEKAGVAHKIQFVNSDAVTAINQLLQNGEEGTFDFAFVDADKENYINYHELLLKLVRVGGMIAYDNTLWSGTVALADDDLSQEWKDQIGENRIFLRNLNTFLANDSRIDLAHLSIGDGLSLCRRLH; from the exons GAAAGAGAAATTCTCGTGCACCATTCTCCAAAGCGAGGCTCTCACTAAG TACCTTCTGGAAACAAGTGCCTATCCAAGAGAGCACCAACAACTCAAGGAACTTCGGCATGCGACCGTTGACAGATACAGTCACTT GAGTGTGATGAATGTGCCAGCCGATGAAGGGCAGCTTCTGTCAATGATGTTGAAATTGATGAATGCAAAGAAAACAATAGAAGTTGGAGTTTTCACTGGCTATTCCCTTTTGGCTACTGCTCTTGCCCTCCCTGATAAAGCCAAA GTGATAGCGATCGATCCCGATAGAGAGGCATACGAGGTCGGTTTGCCGTTTATTGAGAAGGCAGGCGTGGCTCACAAGATCCAATTCGTTAATTCCGACGCAGTCACTGCTATTAACCAATTACTCCAAAAT GGAGAAGAAGGGACATTTGATTTCGCATTTGTGGACGCGGACAAGGAGAACTACATCAATTATCACGAGCTGCTGCTGAAACTGGTGAGGGTGGGAGGAATGATCGCCTACGACAACACCCTGTGGTCCGGCACCGTCGCATTGGCCGACGACGATCTCAGCCAGGAATGGAAGGATCAGATCGGCGAGAATCGGATCTTTTTGAGGAATTTGAACACGTTTTTGGCGAATGATAGTCGCATCGACCTGGCTCATCTTTCAATTGGAGATGGCCTCTCTCTTTGCAGGCGCCTTCACTGA